Proteins encoded within one genomic window of Bombus terrestris chromosome 11, iyBomTerr1.2, whole genome shotgun sequence:
- the LOC100645092 gene encoding serine/threonine-protein kinase polo, whose product MSKDEKECVIPDVIYDVNSGKSYIKGRFFGKGGFAKCYEIRESKSHRVFAGKIVPKSQITKSNHREKMTQEISIHQTLNHKNIVGFYGFFDDPQNVYIILELCRKRSMMELHKRRKALTECETRYYMKQILDGVNYLHQNKIIHRDLKLGNLFLSDDLQVKIGDFGLATRLEHEGERKKTLCGTPNYIAPEILTKVGHSYEVDIWSIGCIMYTLLVGKPPFETSSLRETYARIKQVQYKIPNYIGTVAMSMISNMLQGNPSKRPSITKLIKDPFFSSGFMPHSLPLSCLTMAPRLDLLEMHNQRKPLSEMNTNVGGEGQDFVFRVPNSPARKTKPADAINEVQKLNLDIKKMLQTLREQLSAVLKSKPCRETTSSTDEMTDPAAQPVLWISKWVDYSDKYGFGYQLSDDGVGVMFNDGTRLIMLANCFNIHYINREGDELYYTVREYPSELDKKMRLMNFFLKYMKEHLMKAGSSVAVKPCDAMSRIPYMHQWFRTQSAVVMQLTNGTVQINFLDHTKIIMCPLMAAVTYIDTEKNFKTYRFQTIQENGCCKGLAKNLAYAYEKLLLMLSNPQTR is encoded by the exons ATGTCAAAAGATGAGAAAGAATGCGTTATTCCTGATGTGATATACGACGTAAACTCGGGAAAAAGCTATATCAAGGGACGATTTTTTGGAAAA gGTGGTTTTGCAAAATGTTACGAAATCAGAGAATCAAAGTCACATCGTGTATTTGCTGGGAAAATTGTGCCAAAATCACAAATCACAAAGAGCAATCATAGAGAGAAAATGACGCAAGAGATTTCCATTCACCAAACTTTGAACCATAAAAATATTGTTGGTTTTTATGGTTTTTTTGACGATCCGcagaatgtatatataattttggaGCTGTGCAGAAAAAGG TCAATGATGGAATTACATAAACGTAGAAAAGCACTAACAGAATGTGAAACGAGATATTATATGAAGCAAATTTTAGATGGTGTAAATTACTTGcaccaaaataaaataattcacagAGATCTAAAATTAGGTAACTTGTTTTTAAGCGATGATCTGCAGGTTAAGATCGGTGATTTTGGTTTGGCTACCAGACTAGAGCATGAAGGAGAACGTAAAAA AACACTGTGTGGAACACCTAATTATATAGCACCAGAAATTTTAACTAAGGTTGGACATTCTTATGAAGTTGACATATGGAGCATTGGATGCATTATGTACACTTTACTTGTGGGGAAACCTCCATTTGAAACATCGAGTTTAAGGGAAACCTATGCTAGAATAAAACAAGTCCAATACAAAATTCCTAATTATATTGGTACAGTTGCGATGAGCATGATTTCTAATATGTTACAAGGAAATCCATCCAAACGCCCTTccataacaaaattaattaaagatcCATTTTTTTCTTCTG GTTTTATGCCACATAGTTTACCACTGTCATGTTTAACAATGGCACCACGCTTAGACCTGCTGGAAATGCATAATCAACGTAAGCCATTATCTGAAATGAATACTAATGTAGGAGGAGAGGGACAAGACTTTGTATTCCGTGTACCTAACAGTCCGGCGCGTAAAACGAAGCCTGCGGATGCAATAAACGAAGTCCAAAAACTGAATCTTGATATTAAAAAGATGCTTCAGACATTGAGAGAGCAGTTGAGTGCTGTATTAAAGTCTAAACCATGTAGAGAGACAACTTCGTCAACAG ATGAAATGACTGATCCTGCTGCGCAACCTGTACTTTGGATAAGCAAATGGGTTGATTACTCGGATAAATATGGATTCGGATACCAACTTTCTGATGATGGTGTGGGTGTAATGTTCAACGATGGGACTCGTTTAATAATGCTGGCTAATTGTTTCAATATCCACTATATAAATCGCGAAGGAGATGAATTGTATTACACAGTCAGAGAATATCCTTCTGAATTAGATAAGAAAATGAGGCTAATGAACTTTTTCTTAAAGTACATGAAAGAACATttgatgaaagctggaagctctGTTGCTGTGAAACCATGTGATGCGATGTCTAGGATACCTTACATGCATCAGTGGTTCAGGACACAGAGTGCTGTAGTTATGCAATTGACTAATGGAACAGTACAG ATAAATTTCCTAGAccatacaaaaattattatgtgCCCACTAATGGCAGCTGTTACGTATATAGACAcagagaaaaatttcaaaacttaTAGATTCCAAACTATACAAGAAAACGGATGTTGTAAAGGTTTGGCTAAAAATTTAGCGTACGCCTACGAAAAGCTTCTATTAATGTTATCGAATCCCCAAACTCGATAA
- the LOC100644972 gene encoding glycine-rich protein DOT1 isoform X1, with amino-acid sequence MEGAPASRGGFRGGRGGPGGPMRGRGGFGDRGRGGPPRGGGMMRGGRASGPGGGMRGGPPGMRGRGGPPGRGGRGGHFPPGGPPEPGMSSGPGGGGPPPPGMGGPPRGGSRGGGSSGFRGRGRGDFGRGDNRGGSSNFRGRGMDRGSRGGSRGGSGRGGPGGRGFGDRGSRGGSGRGGGGPSKRGGGPPGSSGPSKRPRFDQPSSQPANGYATQPPSWDSQGGYGGGTSNAYGGGQQQPQQQQAVGYGGGYGSQNYPQSSYQSYESYQQPPDYGQTAGYPPSAATDSRYGGAPTVPATGAFSAGDPYSYGKAPPSANYQQEAVAAGGGGAGYATVNPYDDRTSNATSMSNRGGYSTQLYDYSSQDGVYGKQDYGGSAGYQNAQSQRRY; translated from the exons ATGGAAGGCGCACCAGCCAGTAGAGGTGGATTTCGTGGTGGACGTGGTGGACCAGGCGGCCCTATGAGAGGACGCGGCGGTTTTGGAGACAGGGGAAG GGGTGGCCCTCCTAGAGGAGGTGGTATGATGAGAGGTGGCCGAGCTAGTGGACCTGGAGGTGGAATGAGAGGTGGACCACCTGGAATGAGAGGCAGAGGTGGTCCTCCTGGAAGAGGTGGCCGTGGTGGACATTTTCCTCCTGG AGGTCCACCAGAACCAGGAATGTCTAGTGGTCCAGGAGGTGGTGGACCACCACCACCAGGAATGGGAGGCCCACCACGTGGTGGCAGTAGGGGAGGTGGAAGCAGTGGTTTCCGAGGTAGAGGAAGAGGTGATTTTGGTAGAGGTGACAATCGTGGTGGTAGTAGTAATTTCCGTGGACGGGGAATGGATAGAGGCAGCAGAGGAGGATCtag ggGAGGATCTGGTAGAGGTGGTCCAGGTGGTAGAGGTTTTGGAGATCGTGGGAGTAGAGGAGGTAGTGGGCGCGGTGGCGGTGGCCCATCGAAAAGAGGAGGTGGACCACCAGGCTCGAGCGGACCTTCAAAAAGGCCAAGATTTGATCAGCCATCTTCACAACCTGCGAATGGTTATGCAACTCAACCACCgag TTGGGACAGTCAAGGTGGATATGGAGGAGGTACCAGTAATGCTTATGGTGGAGGACAACAGCAACCACAACAGCAACAGGCGGTAGGATACGGTGGTGGTTATGGATCGCAAAATTATCCTCAATCTTCATATCAAAGTTACGAGAGTTATCAGCAACCTCCAGATTATGGCCAAACAGCT GGATATCCACCTTCAGCAGCTACTGATAGTAGGTATGGAGGAGCCCCTACTGTACCAGCTACAGGAGCTTTCAGTGCTGGTGATCCTTATAGCTATGGCAAAGCACCACCATCAG CCAATTACCAGCAGGAGGCAGTGGCAGCAGGGGGTGGGGGTGCAGGTTATGCCACTGTTAACCCTTACGATGACCGAACTTCTAATGCCACTTCTATGAGCAACAGGGGTGGTTACTCGACGCAACTTTATG ATTACTCGAGTCAAGATGGTGTATACGGAAAACAAGATTATG GTGGCAGTGCTGGTTACCAAAACGCCCAGTCTCAGCGACGTTATTAA
- the LOC100644972 gene encoding glycine-rich protein DOT1 isoform X3, with translation MEGAPASRGGFRGGRGGPGGPMRGRGGFGDRGRGGPPRGGGMMRGGRASGPGGGMRGGPPGMRGRGGPPGRGGRGGHFPPGGPPEPGMSSGPGGGGPPPPGMGGPPRGGSRGGGSSGFRGRGRGDFGRGDNRGGSSNFRGRGMDRGSRGGSRGGSGRGGPGGRGFGDRGSRGGSGRGGGGPSKRGGGPPGSSGPSKRPRFDQPSSQPANGYATQPPSWDSQGGYGGGTSNAYGGGQQQPQQQQAVGYGGGYGSQNYPQSSYQSYESYQQPPDYGQTAGYPPSAATDSRYGGAPTVPATGAFSAGDPYSYGKAPPSANYQQEAVAAGGGGAGYATVNPYDDRTSNATSMSNRGGYSTQLYDYSSQDGVYGKQDYG, from the exons ATGGAAGGCGCACCAGCCAGTAGAGGTGGATTTCGTGGTGGACGTGGTGGACCAGGCGGCCCTATGAGAGGACGCGGCGGTTTTGGAGACAGGGGAAG GGGTGGCCCTCCTAGAGGAGGTGGTATGATGAGAGGTGGCCGAGCTAGTGGACCTGGAGGTGGAATGAGAGGTGGACCACCTGGAATGAGAGGCAGAGGTGGTCCTCCTGGAAGAGGTGGCCGTGGTGGACATTTTCCTCCTGG AGGTCCACCAGAACCAGGAATGTCTAGTGGTCCAGGAGGTGGTGGACCACCACCACCAGGAATGGGAGGCCCACCACGTGGTGGCAGTAGGGGAGGTGGAAGCAGTGGTTTCCGAGGTAGAGGAAGAGGTGATTTTGGTAGAGGTGACAATCGTGGTGGTAGTAGTAATTTCCGTGGACGGGGAATGGATAGAGGCAGCAGAGGAGGATCtag ggGAGGATCTGGTAGAGGTGGTCCAGGTGGTAGAGGTTTTGGAGATCGTGGGAGTAGAGGAGGTAGTGGGCGCGGTGGCGGTGGCCCATCGAAAAGAGGAGGTGGACCACCAGGCTCGAGCGGACCTTCAAAAAGGCCAAGATTTGATCAGCCATCTTCACAACCTGCGAATGGTTATGCAACTCAACCACCgag TTGGGACAGTCAAGGTGGATATGGAGGAGGTACCAGTAATGCTTATGGTGGAGGACAACAGCAACCACAACAGCAACAGGCGGTAGGATACGGTGGTGGTTATGGATCGCAAAATTATCCTCAATCTTCATATCAAAGTTACGAGAGTTATCAGCAACCTCCAGATTATGGCCAAACAGCT GGATATCCACCTTCAGCAGCTACTGATAGTAGGTATGGAGGAGCCCCTACTGTACCAGCTACAGGAGCTTTCAGTGCTGGTGATCCTTATAGCTATGGCAAAGCACCACCATCAG CCAATTACCAGCAGGAGGCAGTGGCAGCAGGGGGTGGGGGTGCAGGTTATGCCACTGTTAACCCTTACGATGACCGAACTTCTAATGCCACTTCTATGAGCAACAGGGGTGGTTACTCGACGCAACTTTATG ATTACTCGAGTCAAGATGGTGTATACGGAAAACAAGATTATG GTTGA
- the LOC100644972 gene encoding glycine-rich protein DOT1 isoform X4, translated as MEGAPASRGGFRGGRGGPGGPMRGRGGFGDRGRGGPPRGGGMMRGGRASGPGGGMRGGPPGMRGRGGPPGRGGRGGHFPPGGPPEPGMSSGPGGGGPPPPGMGGPPRGGSRGGGSSGFRGRGRGDFGRGDNRGGSSNFRGRGMDRGSRGGSRGGSGRGGPGGRGFGDRGSRGGSGRGGGGPSKRGGGPPGSSGPSKRPRFDQPSSQPANGYATQPPSWDSQGGYGGGTSNAYGGGQQQPQQQQAVGYGGGYGSQNYPQSSYQSYESYQQPPDYGQTAGYPPSAATDSRYGGAPTVPATGAFSAGDPYSYGKAPPSDYSSQDGVYGKQDYGGSAGYQNAQSQRRY; from the exons ATGGAAGGCGCACCAGCCAGTAGAGGTGGATTTCGTGGTGGACGTGGTGGACCAGGCGGCCCTATGAGAGGACGCGGCGGTTTTGGAGACAGGGGAAG GGGTGGCCCTCCTAGAGGAGGTGGTATGATGAGAGGTGGCCGAGCTAGTGGACCTGGAGGTGGAATGAGAGGTGGACCACCTGGAATGAGAGGCAGAGGTGGTCCTCCTGGAAGAGGTGGCCGTGGTGGACATTTTCCTCCTGG AGGTCCACCAGAACCAGGAATGTCTAGTGGTCCAGGAGGTGGTGGACCACCACCACCAGGAATGGGAGGCCCACCACGTGGTGGCAGTAGGGGAGGTGGAAGCAGTGGTTTCCGAGGTAGAGGAAGAGGTGATTTTGGTAGAGGTGACAATCGTGGTGGTAGTAGTAATTTCCGTGGACGGGGAATGGATAGAGGCAGCAGAGGAGGATCtag ggGAGGATCTGGTAGAGGTGGTCCAGGTGGTAGAGGTTTTGGAGATCGTGGGAGTAGAGGAGGTAGTGGGCGCGGTGGCGGTGGCCCATCGAAAAGAGGAGGTGGACCACCAGGCTCGAGCGGACCTTCAAAAAGGCCAAGATTTGATCAGCCATCTTCACAACCTGCGAATGGTTATGCAACTCAACCACCgag TTGGGACAGTCAAGGTGGATATGGAGGAGGTACCAGTAATGCTTATGGTGGAGGACAACAGCAACCACAACAGCAACAGGCGGTAGGATACGGTGGTGGTTATGGATCGCAAAATTATCCTCAATCTTCATATCAAAGTTACGAGAGTTATCAGCAACCTCCAGATTATGGCCAAACAGCT GGATATCCACCTTCAGCAGCTACTGATAGTAGGTATGGAGGAGCCCCTACTGTACCAGCTACAGGAGCTTTCAGTGCTGGTGATCCTTATAGCTATGGCAAAGCACCACCATCAG ATTACTCGAGTCAAGATGGTGTATACGGAAAACAAGATTATG GTGGCAGTGCTGGTTACCAAAACGCCCAGTCTCAGCGACGTTATTAA
- the LOC100644972 gene encoding glycine-rich protein DOT1 isoform X5 yields the protein MEGAPASRGGFRGGRGGPGGPMRGRGGFGDRGRGGPPRGGGMMRGGRASGPGGGMRGGPPGMRGRGGPPGRGGRGGHFPPGGPPEPGMSSGPGGGGPPPPGMGGPPRGGSRGGGSSGFRGRGRGDFGRGDNRGGSSNFRGRGMDRGSRGGSRGGSGRGGPGGRGFGDRGSRGGSGRGGGGPSKRGGGPPGSSGPSKRPRFDQPSSQPANGYATQPPSWDSQGGYGGGTSNAYGGGQQQPQQQQAVGYGGGYGSQNYPQSSYQSYESYQQPPDYGQTAGYPPSAATDSRYGGAPTVPATGAFSAGDPYSYGKAPPSDYSSQDGVYGKQDYG from the exons ATGGAAGGCGCACCAGCCAGTAGAGGTGGATTTCGTGGTGGACGTGGTGGACCAGGCGGCCCTATGAGAGGACGCGGCGGTTTTGGAGACAGGGGAAG GGGTGGCCCTCCTAGAGGAGGTGGTATGATGAGAGGTGGCCGAGCTAGTGGACCTGGAGGTGGAATGAGAGGTGGACCACCTGGAATGAGAGGCAGAGGTGGTCCTCCTGGAAGAGGTGGCCGTGGTGGACATTTTCCTCCTGG AGGTCCACCAGAACCAGGAATGTCTAGTGGTCCAGGAGGTGGTGGACCACCACCACCAGGAATGGGAGGCCCACCACGTGGTGGCAGTAGGGGAGGTGGAAGCAGTGGTTTCCGAGGTAGAGGAAGAGGTGATTTTGGTAGAGGTGACAATCGTGGTGGTAGTAGTAATTTCCGTGGACGGGGAATGGATAGAGGCAGCAGAGGAGGATCtag ggGAGGATCTGGTAGAGGTGGTCCAGGTGGTAGAGGTTTTGGAGATCGTGGGAGTAGAGGAGGTAGTGGGCGCGGTGGCGGTGGCCCATCGAAAAGAGGAGGTGGACCACCAGGCTCGAGCGGACCTTCAAAAAGGCCAAGATTTGATCAGCCATCTTCACAACCTGCGAATGGTTATGCAACTCAACCACCgag TTGGGACAGTCAAGGTGGATATGGAGGAGGTACCAGTAATGCTTATGGTGGAGGACAACAGCAACCACAACAGCAACAGGCGGTAGGATACGGTGGTGGTTATGGATCGCAAAATTATCCTCAATCTTCATATCAAAGTTACGAGAGTTATCAGCAACCTCCAGATTATGGCCAAACAGCT GGATATCCACCTTCAGCAGCTACTGATAGTAGGTATGGAGGAGCCCCTACTGTACCAGCTACAGGAGCTTTCAGTGCTGGTGATCCTTATAGCTATGGCAAAGCACCACCATCAG ATTACTCGAGTCAAGATGGTGTATACGGAAAACAAGATTATG GTTGA
- the LOC100644972 gene encoding glycine-rich protein DOT1 isoform X2, whose product MEGAPASRGGFRGGRGGPGGPMRGRGGFGDRGRGGPPRGGGMMRGGRASGPGGGMRGGPPGMRGRGGPPGRGGRGGHFPPGGPPEPGMSSGPGGGGPPPPGMGGPPRGGSRGGGSSGFRGRGRGDFGRGDNRGGSSNFRGRGMDRGSRGGSRGGSGRGGPGGRGFGDRGSRGGSGRGGGGPSKRGGGPPGSSGPSKRPRFDQPSSQPANGYATQPPSQGGYGGGTSNAYGGGQQQPQQQQAVGYGGGYGSQNYPQSSYQSYESYQQPPDYGQTAGYPPSAATDSRYGGAPTVPATGAFSAGDPYSYGKAPPSANYQQEAVAAGGGGAGYATVNPYDDRTSNATSMSNRGGYSTQLYDYSSQDGVYGKQDYGGSAGYQNAQSQRRY is encoded by the exons ATGGAAGGCGCACCAGCCAGTAGAGGTGGATTTCGTGGTGGACGTGGTGGACCAGGCGGCCCTATGAGAGGACGCGGCGGTTTTGGAGACAGGGGAAG GGGTGGCCCTCCTAGAGGAGGTGGTATGATGAGAGGTGGCCGAGCTAGTGGACCTGGAGGTGGAATGAGAGGTGGACCACCTGGAATGAGAGGCAGAGGTGGTCCTCCTGGAAGAGGTGGCCGTGGTGGACATTTTCCTCCTGG AGGTCCACCAGAACCAGGAATGTCTAGTGGTCCAGGAGGTGGTGGACCACCACCACCAGGAATGGGAGGCCCACCACGTGGTGGCAGTAGGGGAGGTGGAAGCAGTGGTTTCCGAGGTAGAGGAAGAGGTGATTTTGGTAGAGGTGACAATCGTGGTGGTAGTAGTAATTTCCGTGGACGGGGAATGGATAGAGGCAGCAGAGGAGGATCtag ggGAGGATCTGGTAGAGGTGGTCCAGGTGGTAGAGGTTTTGGAGATCGTGGGAGTAGAGGAGGTAGTGGGCGCGGTGGCGGTGGCCCATCGAAAAGAGGAGGTGGACCACCAGGCTCGAGCGGACCTTCAAAAAGGCCAAGATTTGATCAGCCATCTTCACAACCTGCGAATGGTTATGCAACTCAACCACCgag TCAAGGTGGATATGGAGGAGGTACCAGTAATGCTTATGGTGGAGGACAACAGCAACCACAACAGCAACAGGCGGTAGGATACGGTGGTGGTTATGGATCGCAAAATTATCCTCAATCTTCATATCAAAGTTACGAGAGTTATCAGCAACCTCCAGATTATGGCCAAACAGCT GGATATCCACCTTCAGCAGCTACTGATAGTAGGTATGGAGGAGCCCCTACTGTACCAGCTACAGGAGCTTTCAGTGCTGGTGATCCTTATAGCTATGGCAAAGCACCACCATCAG CCAATTACCAGCAGGAGGCAGTGGCAGCAGGGGGTGGGGGTGCAGGTTATGCCACTGTTAACCCTTACGATGACCGAACTTCTAATGCCACTTCTATGAGCAACAGGGGTGGTTACTCGACGCAACTTTATG ATTACTCGAGTCAAGATGGTGTATACGGAAAACAAGATTATG GTGGCAGTGCTGGTTACCAAAACGCCCAGTCTCAGCGACGTTATTAA
- the LOC100644972 gene encoding glycine-rich protein DOT1 isoform X6, protein MEGAPASRGGFRGGRGGPGGPMRGRGGFGDRGRGGPPRGGGMMRGGRASGPGGGMRGGPPGMRGRGGPPGRGGRGGHFPPGGPPEPGMSSGPGGGGPPPPGMGGPPRGGSRGGGSSGFRGRGRGDFGRGDNRGGSSNFRGRGMDRGSRGGSRGGSGRGGPGGRGFGDRGSRGGSGRGGGGPSKRGGGPPGSSGPSKRPRFDQPSSQPANGYATQPPSQGGYGGGTSNAYGGGQQQPQQQQAVGYGGGYGSQNYPQSSYQSYESYQQPPDYGQTAGYPPSAATDSRYGGAPTVPATGAFSAGDPYSYGKAPPSDYSSQDGVYGKQDYG, encoded by the exons ATGGAAGGCGCACCAGCCAGTAGAGGTGGATTTCGTGGTGGACGTGGTGGACCAGGCGGCCCTATGAGAGGACGCGGCGGTTTTGGAGACAGGGGAAG GGGTGGCCCTCCTAGAGGAGGTGGTATGATGAGAGGTGGCCGAGCTAGTGGACCTGGAGGTGGAATGAGAGGTGGACCACCTGGAATGAGAGGCAGAGGTGGTCCTCCTGGAAGAGGTGGCCGTGGTGGACATTTTCCTCCTGG AGGTCCACCAGAACCAGGAATGTCTAGTGGTCCAGGAGGTGGTGGACCACCACCACCAGGAATGGGAGGCCCACCACGTGGTGGCAGTAGGGGAGGTGGAAGCAGTGGTTTCCGAGGTAGAGGAAGAGGTGATTTTGGTAGAGGTGACAATCGTGGTGGTAGTAGTAATTTCCGTGGACGGGGAATGGATAGAGGCAGCAGAGGAGGATCtag ggGAGGATCTGGTAGAGGTGGTCCAGGTGGTAGAGGTTTTGGAGATCGTGGGAGTAGAGGAGGTAGTGGGCGCGGTGGCGGTGGCCCATCGAAAAGAGGAGGTGGACCACCAGGCTCGAGCGGACCTTCAAAAAGGCCAAGATTTGATCAGCCATCTTCACAACCTGCGAATGGTTATGCAACTCAACCACCgag TCAAGGTGGATATGGAGGAGGTACCAGTAATGCTTATGGTGGAGGACAACAGCAACCACAACAGCAACAGGCGGTAGGATACGGTGGTGGTTATGGATCGCAAAATTATCCTCAATCTTCATATCAAAGTTACGAGAGTTATCAGCAACCTCCAGATTATGGCCAAACAGCT GGATATCCACCTTCAGCAGCTACTGATAGTAGGTATGGAGGAGCCCCTACTGTACCAGCTACAGGAGCTTTCAGTGCTGGTGATCCTTATAGCTATGGCAAAGCACCACCATCAG ATTACTCGAGTCAAGATGGTGTATACGGAAAACAAGATTATG GTTGA